The following is a genomic window from Acetobacteroides hydrogenigenes.
ACAGTTGCTCTCTATCCTTCTCCAATCGTCTTCCGAAAATACAACTCTCAGAGTACAATTGGTCCTCTCTTTTTTGGGCATGCAAACATACGAGGAATGATGGTGTCCAAAAAGGAATATTACGTAGCACGATATGCGTATCACGAAAACGCCCCACTCCTTAGAATATGCTCTGGGGCTGGTTTAAAAGTATTATTGATACGTGATACGTTTGTCTTGATACTTTTTGGACAGCCTCTCGCAGCCGAAGGTTGCACTCTGTGTTCTAAAGTATTAATGGATCAAAAACCTCAAACCAGAAAAACTCCCTCCGTGAACTCTGAGTCTCAGAGTCTCAGTGTATCCGTGTTTTGTTTTTTATTTTCACCTAGTTTCGATGTTCAACTTTCAAAACATTGGGAGGTACTATGTGAGCCTACTTGTTTAACGCTCCTATATTTTTAAATGCATTTGCCCGGAATAAACAACCACGACGTGGTTAAATGTATTCTACAAGATGCAGCAATCCACAGGTTCTACTGCCATCCTATTCGTTATGGAACAAAAAATTGGCGAGCCCCAGAATTCACTCTATCGACTCGCCAACAACTCATTTTTGTAACTCTACTACTCGGTATAATAGGTAATACCCTTGCTATCCCAATAGCGCTTTAGCGTGGTAAGCGACTTAGTAAAGCGATCGTAGTCCTTATTGGCGGTTTGTGTCCAACCAACCTCGGCATATGCGGCAATACGAGGGAAAACATGGCTGTAAAGATCAGTAACCTTAGGGATAAACTCGCACCACATTTGGCATCCAAGACCCAATACCTGCTTAGCCTCGTTCTCGCTTATGCCTTGAGGTACGGGGTTAAACGAATAGGCTTTTGACAAAGGAATTGCCTTATGGTCGTAATCGAGATAGGTATAAGGATTATCGGAATTAACCACACTATATCCTCTGGTAATAGCATCCTTTAGCATCTCCGATTTGCCCTTCCAGAAGTGAATAATGGAGCTCTTAGCCAAGGAGCCGGTAGCGTCGCTCTCGCTCGACCATTCGTGCACATTCTTACCTAAGATCTCGTTCCATCCCATCATGCTGCGCTTCTGGCTATCGATAAAGTTAGACACGCGATTGGTAAAGTAGATTTGCACATCGGAGTAGTTCTTAAAGCCCTCGCGCTCCATGAGCTGGGTTATGGCTGTACATTGCTTCCATGGATCGTAGTTAACCTCATCGCCTCCAATATGAATCACTTTGCTGGGGAAAAGCGCCATTACCTCTTTAAGCACATCCTCTATAAAGGTATATACGCGCTCGTCGGCAATATTGTAAACTACCGGTTTAAGGAAACCGTAGCTGCTAGGCACCTTAATGGCTTCGCCTGTAGTGCCCAACCAAGGGTAAGCGGCAACAGCAGCCGAAGCATGTCCGGGCATCTCTATCTCGGGGACAATGGTAATATGTCGTGCTGCAGCATAGGCTACAATCTCGCGAATATCATCTTGGGTGTAGTACCCACCGTGGGCGTTGGGGTCGAACGTTGTGCTCTTCCATCCGGTAGGCCATATGCCGCTTTGGGTGCTATCTCGCCAAGCGCCGACCTCGGTAAGTAGAGGGTACTTCTTTATTTCGATACGCCAACCCTGATCGTCGGTTAGGTGCCAATGGAAAACGTTCATCTTAAGCAGCGCCATCTGATCGAGCATCTGCTTAACAACAGCCTTACCCTTAAAGTTACGCGACTCGTCGAGCATAAAAGCGCGCCACCCAAAGGCAGGCTTGTCCTCTATCTTACAAGCCGCAATGCGGTAGTTCCCTGTGCCGGTAAGCTGCATAAGATGACGTAGCGACTGTACCGCATAAAAACAGCCAGTAGGTGTTGCTGCCTCGATGGCTATTTTATCCGAAGCCACTGTCAAGCGATAAGCCTCATTTGCCATCGTCTTATCCTGCTTAAAGACAACCTGTCCTTTAGCGCTCGTGGCTATAGCAATACCATATTCGTCCTTAAAAGTTGCAGTCAGCCACTTTAACTCCGAGGCAAAAGAACGAGGAAGAGTTACGCTAAGATTTTGCTTAAACTCAAAAGCACCACTCAGCTTATCCAACTGGTTGGGATAGGGAATAATGGTGTAGGGTTGCTGCCCAAACGAGACAAAACTCATGGCTAAAAGCAGCGCACAGATTAGTAGTTTCTTCATAATGTTTAGATTAAAACGATTAGGGCATACATCCTCAAATTCAGTAACACGCTTTTTGTATTCGACAATGCCTTGCAATAAATATAACCATTCGGAGCAATAATCAAACCAACAGAAAAACAGAGAAACTGCCTAGCCCTGCATCGTATATCAACTGCACTTAACAGACTATACCAACCTTACCGAGGCCTCTCGTGACGCATTTGTCGTGCGTCATGATATCATGAATAAAAACTACGAACAAAAGAGGTTTAGTTAAAACCAGCACACTTTTTGTACACTTTGTTTCTTTTTTACTATTTTTAAGCCAATTAAAACCGGATATTATGAATAAACAAAGAACTACAATTCTAACAAAAAACGCATTACCGTTAATTGTTGTGGCTTTTCTCCTATTTGGAACCTCCAATAGCCTATCGGCCCAAACTTGGATCGAAAAAATGGGCAACCGGGTAAAAGAAAAGGCTGTCGAAAAAGTTGAAGAGCGCATCGAGAACAAAAGCGAAGAAGCCATAGACAAAGGGCTTGATAAAACCGAAGATGCCGTAAAGAAGTCGGCTAAAAAAGGGAAAAAAGGTGCTTCTACCCAAAAAGGTGGAGAAACAAGCAACGAAGAAATGGAGGCATCATCGCCAAAAGCCACACAGCAACGAGCTGATGTTTCCTATACAAAATACGACTTTGTACCCGGCAACGAGGTGATTTTTGAAGACGACCTAAAAGGAGAACAGAAGGGCGAATTCCCAAGCAAATGGGACTTAGTGGAAGGGAATGCCGAGGTTGCCCAAGTCAACGGCGAGAATACACTTGCCATTGTTGGTTTTACCTATATCACGCCTCTTTTTAGAGACAAATCTTTCAAACTTCCCGATGAATTTACATTGGAATTTGATTTGCTCATCGACGGGGCGGAAGGTGAAACCGCCGTTGAGTTTATAAACAACAGTGATGAAGTAATCGCCAATTCGCAATTTTGGAAAGACAACACCCGATTCTTGTTTAACTGGAACAACAATACCAACGAAAGAACAAGCGAAGACACATACGACAACAGTCAAGGATGGCATCATTACGCTTTGTCGTTCAACAAACGGGCAATGAAGGTATATATG
Proteins encoded in this region:
- a CDS encoding OmpA family protein, whose translation is MNKQRTTILTKNALPLIVVAFLLFGTSNSLSAQTWIEKMGNRVKEKAVEKVEERIENKSEEAIDKGLDKTEDAVKKSAKKGKKGASTQKGGETSNEEMEASSPKATQQRADVSYTKYDFVPGNEVIFEDDLKGEQKGEFPSKWDLVEGNAEVAQVNGENTLAIVGFTYITPLFRDKSFKLPDEFTLEFDLLIDGAEGETAVEFINNSDEVIANSQFWKDNTRFLFNWNNNTNERTSEDTYDNSQGWHHYALSFNKRAMKVYMDAKRVANIPNITEKPVKIKLFARGPEDNSVFHIKNIRIAKGAVPLYNKLLTDGKIVTYGITFDVNKATIKPQSMGTINEIFSILQKYPDLRFSVEGHTDNTGNTTQNQTLSESRAKAVCEKLKEMGISASRLSAKGHGMSKPIDNNDTPEGRAKNRRVEFVKQ
- a CDS encoding beta-N-acetylhexosaminidase encodes the protein MKKLLICALLLAMSFVSFGQQPYTIIPYPNQLDKLSGAFEFKQNLSVTLPRSFASELKWLTATFKDEYGIAIATSAKGQVVFKQDKTMANEAYRLTVASDKIAIEAATPTGCFYAVQSLRHLMQLTGTGNYRIAACKIEDKPAFGWRAFMLDESRNFKGKAVVKQMLDQMALLKMNVFHWHLTDDQGWRIEIKKYPLLTEVGAWRDSTQSGIWPTGWKSTTFDPNAHGGYYTQDDIREIVAYAAARHITIVPEIEMPGHASAAVAAYPWLGTTGEAIKVPSSYGFLKPVVYNIADERVYTFIEDVLKEVMALFPSKVIHIGGDEVNYDPWKQCTAITQLMEREGFKNYSDVQIYFTNRVSNFIDSQKRSMMGWNEILGKNVHEWSSESDATGSLAKSSIIHFWKGKSEMLKDAITRGYSVVNSDNPYTYLDYDHKAIPLSKAYSFNPVPQGISENEAKQVLGLGCQMWCEFIPKVTDLYSHVFPRIAAYAEVGWTQTANKDYDRFTKSLTTLKRYWDSKGITYYTE